In Flavobacterium sp. N1736, the following are encoded in one genomic region:
- a CDS encoding two-component regulator propeller domain-containing protein, whose product MQLKFKIICVAFITLLACSNKNNPDAAQSVIAGPQTEFLPEIKDVKYAFEQLDNSKGLSNSSINTIFQDSENLIWIGTWDGLNRYDGNNFRIFRPELNNKNSLSNQVILKIDEDYKGLIWIATLHGINSYNKQTDIFQHYYFDRENIPPLSESEFHITLNPSKKVFCAVKDWGIGYFNGTDFQLLNAKDLSKKEVRKMEFTSNGDLLILFEDNKLYSLAFRKSQDDDKEIISKIELISENISQFGILSKQKIVTLSVSGITTINSVLYKETSILSNNITKFITSISDGIIVSSKSKYSIIDTTGNIVDKPWLNSLNNQKITTLIAGNENIIWAGTDGDGIIKMFPANKPFNLVSRTQIPEFDGGIIRTFLAIEGNSFWIGTKGKGLFRLPHDFYSNPEKQLQYMNFNDENSIVNNAVYSLYKGKENLIFIGTDGDGITLYDLNNSKLINWAAISGSKECDYFKSVYSVYQDEDGFYWFGTNGYGMIRCKIERSGEKLIITNFKKYIADSNSKNALSSNKIYAIIPKNKKQLWIGTRLGGLNLFDKDSEQFITYKNDRNNPKSLSSNDILCLQTDAQNQLWIGTSFGLNVLEDLKEDGTATFKNFTVANGLPNNTIHGIIADQNKLWLSTNFGLSNFDTQQLKFTNYTKNEGLQNNEFSDGAFYQQNQKGFIFMGGIKGFNYFLPEKIKESVTIPPLFIDKISGQNQSVPYYQGLALSQNSKKNPAIVLNHDQNFFDIELTALTYINTEKCQYAYQLMHFDKGWNTINNRRIISFTNVPKGKYALWLKWTNSDGVWSKPVHAIDICIKPIIWQSNLAFAIYFLLAVAFVLFVVSYYKKRQSLNLNILSAIREKELHENRLSFFTDIAHEFQTPLTLIVGPVQKLSNEANGNEKNQKFIEMIQRNSSRLLFLTQQLLEFRKAEYNGLEVKAKKFDLVSLIEQIAELFDELALDKNISYHLEIPTALTGWFDQDKVEKIVFNLLSNAFKYTPENGRIDLKFYIENKELPQLNIIITNTGKGIPKQELSSLFNPFFLGGTGKESDNNMFRTGIGLAYVKKLVHVLKGDIQVSSSIKKTNFTILLPCSKDVFTAKELDLGMSPVLISEHLKNILEQKADRSEIMPNKILSLNECSENRKVILIVEDELDIHLLLHELLNEKYKLLTAYNGREALEIVRNEMPDLIISDVMMPFMDGVELCKKIKTNLKTGHIPFIMLTAKNSVLHRIDGIESGANSYIPKPFYPDHLLVRIQKLLEEKELLSRYITQDNLVQNLSVLSVISEEKDFIKKVIDLIRNNIDNENLQSLFLEKELGISNSQLYRKIKQNFNLSPGDLIRTVRLKYAAELLRKNILTVSEVCYKSGFNNRSYFYREFKKLYNTTPKNYQLIYKNKR is encoded by the coding sequence ATGCAATTGAAATTTAAAATTATTTGTGTCGCTTTTATCACACTTCTTGCCTGTTCAAACAAAAATAATCCTGATGCTGCGCAATCCGTAATTGCCGGGCCTCAAACTGAATTTCTCCCGGAAATTAAAGATGTAAAATATGCATTCGAGCAATTGGATAATAGTAAAGGATTATCAAATAGTTCGATCAATACTATTTTTCAGGATTCTGAAAACTTAATTTGGATAGGAACATGGGACGGACTAAACCGATATGACGGAAATAATTTCAGGATTTTCAGACCTGAACTAAACAATAAAAATAGCCTTAGCAATCAGGTCATTTTAAAAATAGACGAAGATTACAAAGGTCTTATCTGGATTGCAACGCTTCACGGAATTAACAGTTATAATAAACAAACAGATATTTTTCAGCATTATTATTTCGACAGAGAAAACATTCCGCCATTATCTGAATCTGAATTTCATATTACACTCAATCCCTCCAAAAAAGTTTTTTGTGCTGTAAAAGATTGGGGAATTGGTTATTTTAACGGAACTGATTTTCAATTATTAAATGCCAAAGACCTTTCGAAAAAAGAAGTCAGAAAAATGGAATTTACGTCCAACGGAGATTTGCTGATTTTATTTGAAGACAATAAACTCTATTCTTTAGCTTTCAGGAAATCACAGGATGATGACAAAGAAATTATTTCGAAAATAGAATTGATTTCAGAAAACATCAGTCAATTTGGAATTTTATCCAAACAAAAAATAGTTACTTTATCGGTATCAGGAATTACAACAATAAATTCTGTATTGTATAAGGAAACTTCAATTTTGTCCAATAATATTACAAAATTTATAACCAGCATTTCTGATGGAATTATAGTTTCGTCAAAATCGAAATATTCTATAATTGATACAACGGGAAATATCGTTGACAAACCGTGGCTTAACAGTTTAAACAATCAAAAAATAACAACCCTGATTGCCGGCAATGAAAACATTATTTGGGCAGGAACGGATGGAGACGGAATAATTAAAATGTTTCCCGCTAATAAACCTTTTAATCTAGTTTCGAGAACTCAAATTCCGGAATTTGACGGCGGAATTATCAGGACTTTTTTAGCAATAGAAGGAAATTCATTTTGGATTGGAACAAAAGGAAAAGGGTTGTTCCGGCTTCCGCATGATTTTTATTCTAATCCTGAAAAGCAATTGCAATACATGAATTTTAATGACGAAAACAGCATCGTTAACAATGCCGTTTATTCGCTTTATAAAGGAAAGGAAAACTTAATTTTTATAGGAACCGACGGCGACGGAATTACGCTTTACGACTTAAATAATTCTAAACTAATAAATTGGGCAGCGATTTCAGGAAGTAAAGAATGTGATTATTTTAAGTCTGTTTATTCTGTTTATCAGGATGAAGACGGATTTTATTGGTTTGGAACAAATGGTTACGGGATGATCCGTTGTAAAATTGAACGCTCTGGAGAAAAATTAATCATTACCAATTTTAAAAAATACATCGCCGATAGCAATTCTAAAAATGCATTGAGCAGTAATAAAATATACGCTATAATTCCAAAAAACAAAAAACAGCTTTGGATTGGAACCCGCTTGGGCGGATTAAATTTATTTGATAAGGATTCAGAACAATTCATCACTTATAAAAACGACAGGAATAATCCCAAAAGTTTGTCCAGCAACGATATTTTATGTTTACAGACTGATGCGCAAAACCAACTTTGGATTGGAACGAGCTTTGGTCTCAATGTATTAGAAGATTTAAAAGAAGACGGAACTGCAACTTTTAAAAATTTTACGGTCGCGAACGGACTTCCAAATAATACAATTCACGGCATTATTGCAGATCAAAATAAGTTGTGGTTAAGCACCAACTTTGGCTTGTCGAATTTTGATACGCAGCAGTTAAAATTTACCAATTACACCAAAAATGAAGGTTTGCAGAACAATGAATTTTCAGATGGTGCTTTTTATCAGCAAAACCAAAAAGGCTTTATTTTTATGGGCGGAATCAAGGGTTTCAATTATTTTCTCCCGGAAAAAATAAAAGAATCCGTTACAATTCCACCCCTGTTTATTGATAAAATCAGCGGACAAAATCAATCCGTTCCTTATTATCAGGGATTGGCGCTTTCGCAGAATTCCAAAAAAAATCCTGCAATTGTTTTAAATCACGATCAGAATTTTTTTGATATAGAACTGACGGCTTTAACGTATATCAATACCGAAAAATGCCAATATGCATATCAATTAATGCATTTTGATAAAGGATGGAATACGATCAATAACCGGAGAATAATCTCTTTTACAAATGTTCCTAAAGGCAAATATGCATTATGGCTAAAATGGACCAACAGTGATGGCGTTTGGAGTAAACCCGTTCACGCTATTGATATTTGTATTAAACCTATCATTTGGCAATCAAATCTGGCGTTTGCAATTTATTTTTTATTAGCTGTTGCATTCGTTTTATTTGTTGTGAGTTACTACAAAAAACGTCAATCCTTAAACCTCAATATTCTTTCGGCAATAAGAGAAAAAGAACTGCATGAAAACAGACTTTCCTTTTTTACGGATATAGCACATGAATTTCAAACTCCGCTAACTTTAATTGTTGGTCCGGTTCAGAAATTATCAAATGAGGCAAACGGCAACGAAAAAAATCAGAAATTTATAGAAATGATTCAGCGTAACTCGTCAAGGCTGTTATTTTTGACACAGCAATTACTGGAGTTTAGAAAAGCAGAATACAACGGTTTAGAAGTCAAAGCAAAAAAGTTTGATCTCGTAAGTTTGATAGAACAAATTGCCGAATTATTTGATGAATTGGCACTGGATAAAAACATTTCCTATCATCTTGAAATCCCTACTGCCCTAACCGGATGGTTTGATCAGGATAAAGTAGAAAAAATAGTTTTTAACTTGCTTTCGAACGCTTTTAAATATACTCCGGAAAATGGACGAATAGACCTGAAATTTTATATAGAAAATAAAGAGCTGCCACAATTAAATATTATAATTACCAATACCGGAAAAGGAATTCCCAAGCAGGAATTAAGCTCTTTATTTAATCCGTTTTTCCTTGGCGGCACAGGCAAAGAATCCGATAATAATATGTTTAGAACAGGCATTGGTCTTGCCTACGTAAAAAAATTAGTCCACGTATTAAAGGGCGATATTCAGGTTTCAAGTTCCATAAAAAAAACAAACTTTACCATTTTATTGCCTTGCAGTAAAGATGTTTTTACGGCAAAAGAATTAGATCTGGGAATGAGTCCGGTTTTAATTTCAGAACATCTGAAAAATATTCTGGAACAAAAAGCTGATCGTTCTGAAATTATGCCCAACAAAATTTTATCTCTAAATGAATGCAGTGAAAACCGAAAAGTAATATTAATAGTTGAAGATGAACTCGATATTCATCTTTTGCTTCATGAATTGCTAAACGAAAAATACAAGCTTCTTACGGCTTATAATGGTCGTGAAGCGTTGGAAATAGTCCGAAATGAAATGCCTGATCTTATCATCAGCGATGTGATGATGCCTTTTATGGATGGCGTTGAATTGTGTAAAAAAATCAAGACCAATCTCAAAACGGGTCATATTCCGTTTATCATGCTTACCGCAAAAAATTCTGTTTTACATCGAATTGATGGTATCGAAAGCGGCGCAAACTCTTATATCCCAAAACCTTTTTATCCCGATCATCTATTGGTAAGAATACAAAAGCTGCTGGAAGAGAAAGAATTGCTTTCAAGATATATAACACAAGATAATCTTGTTCAAAATTTATCGGTTTTGTCTGTAATTAGCGAGGAGAAAGATTTTATTAAAAAAGTAATTGATCTTATTCGGAATAATATCGATAATGAAAACCTGCAGAGTTTATTTCTTGAAAAAGAACTCGGAATCAGTAATTCACAACTCTATCGAAAGATAAAGCAAAACTTCAATCTTTCTCCCGGAGATTTAATTCGAACAGTCCGACTGAAATATGCTGCAGAACTATTGCGTAAAAATATTTTAACGGTTTCTGAGGTTTGCTACAAATCCGGTTTTAATAACCGCTCCTATTTCTACAGAGAGTTTAAAAAACTATACAATACCACTCCCAAAAATTATCAGCTTATCTATAAAAACAAGCGATAA
- a CDS encoding glycoside hydrolase family 130 protein, whose product MKDIAIRFTENPLLSPADIPASREGLEITCLLNPGVFQYQNKTWLAVRVAERPKQKENTISFPILTETGAIKIIEIAKNDPELIADDARVINYKGVDYLTTLSHLRLLCSDDGRKFYEPENYPCLVGEGIMETFGIEDCRVTLIDGRYYLTFTSVSDNGVAVGLRTTTDWKNFKNHGLIFPAHNKDCAIFEEKINGLFYALHRPSSVDIGGNYIWISSSPDGLHWGNHHCIVKTRKGFWDSKRVGAGAAPIKTDKGWLEIYHGANENHQYCLGAFLLDLKDPTKVIARTEQPIMVPTTEYELSGFFGNVVFTNGHIVAPDGDTVTIYYGASDEFVCGAQFSIKEILLLLKTA is encoded by the coding sequence ATGAAAGATATCGCAATCCGTTTTACGGAAAATCCATTATTATCACCAGCCGACATTCCTGCTAGCAGAGAAGGTTTAGAAATTACCTGTCTTTTAAATCCCGGTGTATTTCAATATCAAAATAAAACATGGCTTGCGGTTCGGGTTGCCGAAAGACCAAAACAAAAAGAAAACACAATCTCTTTTCCGATTTTAACCGAAACCGGAGCGATAAAAATCATTGAAATTGCAAAAAATGATCCTGAATTAATAGCCGACGATGCAAGGGTAATTAATTATAAAGGTGTCGATTATTTGACAACACTTTCTCATTTAAGATTATTGTGCAGTGATGACGGACGTAAATTCTATGAACCCGAAAATTATCCGTGTTTGGTTGGCGAAGGAATTATGGAAACCTTCGGGATTGAGGATTGCCGCGTTACCTTAATCGACGGAAGATATTATTTAACTTTTACGTCTGTATCTGATAATGGCGTTGCCGTTGGTTTAAGAACTACAACCGACTGGAAAAATTTTAAAAACCACGGTTTGATATTTCCCGCACATAATAAGGATTGCGCCATTTTTGAAGAAAAAATCAACGGACTTTTTTATGCTTTACACCGTCCAAGCAGCGTAGATATTGGCGGAAATTATATTTGGATTTCGTCTTCTCCGGACGGATTACATTGGGGAAATCACCATTGCATTGTTAAAACCAGAAAAGGATTTTGGGACAGCAAAAGAGTTGGCGCAGGAGCTGCACCAATAAAAACAGATAAAGGCTGGCTTGAAATTTATCACGGAGCCAACGAAAATCATCAGTATTGTTTAGGTGCTTTTTTATTGGATTTAAAAGATCCGACAAAAGTAATCGCCAGAACAGAACAGCCCATTATGGTGCCAACCACAGAATATGAATTAAGCGGTTTTTTTGGCAATGTCGTCTTTACAAACGGACATATTGTAGCACCTGACGGAGATACGGTTACAATTTATTACGGTGCTTCTGATGAATTTGTCTGCGGTGCTCAATTTTCGATTAAAGAAATCCTTTTACTTTTAAAAACTGCCTAA
- a CDS encoding RagB/SusD family nutrient uptake outer membrane protein yields the protein MKNIYKITLLIGFLSLTGCEEQLTTDPIGLSVKEDSDKKPTITAVENSVSSSYQLFSNTMNLFSEEDWNWSTGLVFQSDLIVQDIASDDMEKKWLPDGDQSWMDEVNNFTFTAANGGPNGAWKYNYEGIKRTNIALGFLLNPDLEKITKMSTERKNQLLGEAYFLRSYYYFSLVNNFGDVPLILSPIEKYQDAFKIIRAPKGEVWNQINADLVRAKDLLPDSKYSSSTEKWRVSKGAVIALQAKSALYNKNWGLVISLVSELEMRNYYDLNANYFDSFNSEYTDNEVIFSYNHIQNVIPKKGNGICAIAGWGFFAPTADFLASFEPNDPRKLYTVNVQEQWVNKLLGSINGTNKSNKESPNNKIYIRYADVLLWKAEALNETGDYAGSIAIINKIRKRARTTVTTTGTIAPDGTLPDREQSTDKAVVKAWLIAERRAELGFESQRMHDLKRWGIAKEVMRAHGKNFQDKHMLYPVPQSEIDATARRLTQNRVINIKPDRF from the coding sequence ATGAAAAACATATATAAAATCACGCTATTAATCGGATTCCTGTCTTTAACCGGCTGCGAGGAACAATTGACAACAGACCCGATTGGTTTATCAGTCAAGGAAGATTCTGACAAGAAACCCACCATAACTGCGGTAGAAAATTCCGTTAGTTCTTCGTATCAATTATTTTCGAATACGATGAATCTTTTTAGCGAAGAAGACTGGAACTGGAGCACCGGATTGGTATTTCAGAGTGATCTGATTGTTCAGGATATTGCATCTGATGATATGGAGAAAAAATGGCTTCCGGATGGCGATCAATCCTGGATGGACGAAGTAAATAATTTCACGTTTACAGCCGCAAACGGCGGTCCAAACGGAGCATGGAAATACAATTATGAAGGTATAAAAAGAACCAATATTGCTCTCGGCTTTTTACTAAATCCCGATTTAGAAAAAATCACGAAAATGTCAACCGAAAGAAAAAATCAGTTGTTGGGAGAAGCATATTTCCTGAGGTCGTACTATTATTTTTCACTGGTAAATAACTTCGGCGATGTGCCTTTAATTTTAAGTCCGATTGAAAAATATCAGGACGCTTTTAAAATTATACGAGCGCCAAAAGGAGAAGTATGGAATCAGATTAATGCTGATTTAGTGCGTGCAAAAGATTTATTACCGGATTCTAAATACAGTTCCTCAACTGAAAAATGGAGAGTTTCTAAAGGAGCCGTAATCGCATTGCAGGCAAAATCTGCTTTGTACAATAAAAATTGGGGGTTGGTAATTTCATTGGTTTCTGAATTGGAAATGCGAAATTATTACGATCTGAATGCCAATTACTTTGATAGTTTTAATTCAGAATATACAGATAATGAAGTTATTTTCTCATACAACCACATTCAGAATGTAATTCCTAAAAAAGGAAACGGAATTTGTGCGATTGCTGGCTGGGGATTTTTTGCTCCAACCGCTGATTTCTTGGCTTCATTTGAACCAAACGACCCAAGAAAATTATATACGGTTAATGTTCAAGAGCAATGGGTAAATAAATTATTGGGAAGTATAAACGGAACCAATAAATCAAACAAGGAATCTCCAAATAATAAAATCTATATCCGCTACGCCGATGTTTTGCTTTGGAAAGCCGAAGCGCTTAATGAAACCGGAGATTATGCCGGATCAATCGCCATCATTAATAAAATAAGAAAACGTGCCCGAACTACGGTAACCACAACCGGAACAATTGCGCCTGACGGAACTTTACCGGACAGGGAACAATCTACAGATAAAGCTGTTGTAAAAGCATGGCTTATAGCTGAAAGAAGAGCAGAACTTGGTTTTGAAAGCCAAAGGATGCACGACCTGAAAAGATGGGGAATTGCAAAAGAGGTTATGCGAGCACACGGAAAAAACTTTCAGGACAAACATATGTTATATCCCGTTCCGCAATCTGAAATCGATGCAACAGCCAGAAGATTAACACAAAATCGGGTTATTAATATTAAACCTGACAGGTTTTAA
- a CDS encoding SusC/RagA family TonB-linked outer membrane protein: protein MMLKKYIYNLFLLGLLVTGSVVNAQTIKGNVSDLTGPLPMVNIVVKGTAINTATDFDGNYSLSKVDSDAILVFSYIGFQTLEMPVAGKTNISVILKEDINTLNEVLIVGYTSEKKSAITGAVSTVDMGEMSKTKVADVGQALQGQVAGVFVSANTGAPGDGMKIRIRGEGTLGNNDVLYVVDGVATRDISFLNQADVKSMTVLKDAAAGAIYGSRASAGVIVITTKNGSKGKTSINAEYYSGISYATNLPKLLNTDQYLTAKDQAWHNTAGNAANAISPYAADRNRTDLANTDWLKQLFSAGLTTNFQLSANGGTETTQYLISGGYFAQNGIVIGDHDKFQRINFRVNLNSDITPNFKIGTNIQLTNTVQDKLSSSGDAPGVIRHAFLRPPVLSVYKNQNDPGYSERDPYTDLPFYQNNNSNGGWDKKYEQTMNPIALVHFTDDKVKTFRTFGNIYGEYKFLADKSLKFRSSFGADLVFNHNKAFAENFGDDEGDLLYPTLGRLNKPSSLNENRGQTMTFTFTNTLNYVKTINEKHTVNALLGTESISSKYSWIGGSRENYDNTTNPFRYLDYGGMNKMMATGTDVNWNLVSFFGSGTYGYDNKYYVSGTIRADGSSRFGPNNKWGYFPSVSGGWILSKEKFLENSEWLSNLKLRASWGQSGNQEIPNNAYLTVVTKRDEALNITYGNPNIKWETTTQTDIGIDISVLKNKLSFTADYFDKTTDDILLGVSLPVAAAGITGLTYINAGTVSNKGFEFGANFQNNDRAFKYGISGNVATLTNKVEKLHESVANIDDILSNTRTTVGKPINSYYGYKSDGIYQNTAEVNSNLYTNSNGTQPGDIKFKDVDGDGQITENDRTFIGNPIPKITYGLSFNAEYQRLDISFLFQGVQDVDRYNELKKIVNYDSRPFNSTTDVLNSWHGEGTSNTTPRLTFNDNGGSKVSSTYIEDASYLRLKNIEIGYTFNPQTLGDANLRMYLSGQNLFTITKYSGLDPESTSLIDKGTYPQSMTFILGLKLKL, encoded by the coding sequence ATGATGCTGAAAAAATACATTTACAACCTGTTTTTATTAGGTTTATTGGTAACCGGAAGCGTCGTGAACGCACAAACTATAAAAGGAAACGTGTCTGATCTTACAGGTCCTTTGCCAATGGTAAACATTGTTGTAAAAGGCACCGCTATTAATACAGCAACAGACTTTGACGGAAACTATTCTTTATCAAAAGTAGATTCTGATGCTATTTTGGTTTTCAGTTATATTGGTTTTCAAACTTTGGAAATGCCTGTAGCGGGTAAAACCAACATTTCTGTTATTTTAAAAGAAGACATCAATACTTTAAATGAAGTTTTGATTGTAGGCTATACAAGCGAAAAAAAATCGGCAATAACCGGAGCCGTATCTACCGTTGATATGGGTGAAATGTCTAAAACTAAAGTTGCCGATGTTGGTCAGGCTTTACAAGGTCAGGTTGCAGGCGTTTTTGTTTCTGCCAATACCGGTGCGCCCGGCGACGGAATGAAAATCCGAATTAGAGGCGAAGGAACTTTGGGAAACAACGACGTTTTGTATGTTGTTGACGGTGTGGCGACACGTGATATTTCGTTTTTAAACCAAGCCGATGTAAAATCGATGACTGTTTTAAAAGATGCTGCAGCCGGAGCAATTTACGGTTCAAGAGCTTCTGCGGGAGTTATTGTAATTACGACCAAAAACGGATCAAAAGGAAAAACCAGTATTAATGCCGAATATTATTCCGGTATTAGTTATGCAACCAATCTGCCTAAATTATTAAATACAGATCAATATTTAACTGCAAAAGATCAGGCTTGGCATAATACGGCGGGAAATGCAGCAAATGCAATTAGTCCTTACGCAGCGGACCGAAACAGAACTGATCTCGCAAATACAGATTGGCTGAAACAATTGTTTTCGGCAGGATTAACAACTAATTTTCAGCTTTCGGCAAACGGGGGAACTGAAACAACACAATACCTGATTTCGGGTGGATATTTTGCTCAAAACGGAATCGTAATTGGAGATCATGATAAGTTTCAGCGTATTAATTTCAGGGTTAATTTAAATTCTGACATCACGCCAAATTTCAAAATAGGAACTAATATCCAACTCACCAATACCGTTCAGGATAAGTTATCGTCAAGCGGAGATGCACCCGGAGTAATTCGTCATGCTTTTTTACGTCCGCCTGTTTTGTCTGTTTATAAAAACCAAAATGACCCGGGTTATTCAGAAAGAGATCCTTATACGGATTTACCTTTCTACCAAAATAATAACAGCAACGGCGGTTGGGATAAAAAATACGAACAGACGATGAATCCAATTGCTTTGGTTCATTTTACAGATGATAAAGTAAAAACCTTCCGCACTTTTGGAAATATTTATGGAGAATATAAATTCTTAGCCGACAAGTCTTTAAAATTCAGAAGCAGTTTTGGCGCTGATCTTGTTTTTAACCACAATAAAGCTTTTGCTGAAAATTTTGGTGATGATGAAGGAGATTTACTTTATCCAACTTTGGGCAGACTTAACAAACCTTCGTCTTTGAATGAAAATAGAGGTCAAACCATGACTTTTACTTTTACCAATACACTAAATTACGTTAAAACAATCAACGAGAAACATACTGTAAATGCATTGTTAGGTACAGAAAGTATCAGTAGTAAATATTCGTGGATTGGCGGCAGCAGAGAAAATTACGACAACACAACAAACCCGTTCCGTTATCTGGATTACGGTGGCATGAATAAAATGATGGCAACGGGAACTGACGTAAACTGGAATCTGGTTTCCTTTTTTGGTTCGGGAACGTACGGATATGACAATAAATATTATGTTTCAGGTACGATCAGGGCGGATGGTTCTTCACGATTTGGACCTAATAATAAATGGGGTTATTTCCCTTCTGTTTCGGGAGGATGGATTTTATCCAAAGAGAAATTCCTTGAAAACAGCGAATGGCTTTCTAACTTAAAATTAAGAGCAAGCTGGGGTCAGTCAGGAAATCAGGAAATACCAAATAACGCCTATTTAACCGTTGTTACAAAAAGAGACGAAGCCTTAAATATTACTTACGGAAACCCGAATATCAAATGGGAAACAACAACCCAAACAGATATTGGAATAGACATTAGCGTTCTAAAAAACAAATTATCGTTTACAGCAGATTACTTTGATAAAACTACCGATGATATTTTATTGGGCGTTAGCCTGCCTGTTGCAGCAGCCGGAATAACAGGATTAACGTATATAAATGCCGGAACGGTAAGCAATAAAGGTTTTGAATTTGGAGCTAATTTCCAAAATAATGACCGCGCTTTTAAATATGGTATAAGCGGAAACGTAGCAACACTGACCAATAAGGTCGAAAAACTGCATGAATCTGTAGCCAATATCGATGATATTTTAAGCAATACCAGAACTACTGTTGGCAAACCAATTAATTCATATTACGGATATAAATCGGATGGAATTTATCAGAACACAGCCGAAGTAAATTCAAATTTATATACCAATTCAAACGGTACACAACCCGGAGATATAAAATTTAAAGATGTAGATGGCGACGGTCAGATTACCGAAAATGACAGGACTTTTATTGGAAATCCAATTCCAAAAATTACTTATGGTTTATCTTTTAATGCCGAATATCAAAGGCTTGATATCTCCTTTTTATTTCAGGGAGTTCAGGATGTAGACCGTTATAACGAATTGAAAAAGATTGTCAATTACGATAGCCGCCCGTTTAATTCAACAACCGATGTTTTAAACTCATGGCATGGCGAAGGAACGTCAAACACAACTCCACGACTGACTTTTAATGACAACGGAGGAAGTAAAGTTTCAAGCACATATATCGAAGATGCTTCTTATTTAAGATTGAAAAATATAGAGATTGGATACACTTTTAATCCACAAACGCTGGGCGATGCCAATTTGCGTATGTATTTGTCCGGTCAAAATTTATTTACCATTACCAAATATTCCGGTTTAGACCCTGAATCTACTTCTTTGATTGACAAAGGAACGTATCCGCAATCGATGACTTTTATTCTTGGATTAAAACTAAAACTCTAA
- a CDS encoding MFS transporter: protein MLKKFISEIDHFKSQTHNFRTLIFTNLVYALVLPVIDIFVAAYIMRNSNDTSKVVIYQLAIYTGIPLTFLLNGYLLKHFNIRKLYSIGMMLSGVSMIIMMSLKTLDLTGIAIAGITMGLSFGLYWSNRDYLALSITNDTNRNYYYGLETFIYTIIAIAIPAAIGWFIQSKTGDGDKHQAYLIITGIVFLITIMASVVCYRGKFENPAQKQYIFFKFHPLWYKLLSLATFKGLAQGFLVTAPAMLIFKLLGEEGALGKAQSIGAVLAAVIVYLIGRFSKPSDRIKIFSLGLILFTLGACINGLFFDKTGVIIFLLLLLIAKPLMDLAYFPIQLKVIDIVSRIENRGEFTYILNHEAGLYIGRLLGAGTFLTLYYVVSEDFALRYAIGIIAVLQLCSIYISKKIIKQGNELSPEIKKEKKEVVMELV, encoded by the coding sequence ATGCTTAAAAAATTTATATCAGAAATTGATCATTTTAAAAGCCAGACCCATAATTTTCGTACGCTGATTTTTACCAATCTGGTTTATGCATTGGTATTGCCCGTGATTGATATTTTTGTCGCTGCTTATATTATGCGAAATTCCAATGATACCTCAAAAGTGGTGATTTATCAGCTTGCTATTTACACCGGAATTCCGCTTACGTTTTTATTAAACGGCTATTTATTAAAGCATTTTAATATCAGGAAATTATATTCCATCGGGATGATGCTGAGCGGTGTTTCGATGATTATTATGATGTCTTTAAAAACATTAGACCTTACCGGAATTGCCATTGCAGGAATTACAATGGGGCTTTCGTTTGGTTTATATTGGTCAAACAGGGATTATCTCGCTTTATCGATTACAAATGATACGAACCGTAATTATTATTACGGTCTCGAAACTTTTATTTATACCATTATTGCCATTGCAATTCCTGCAGCTATTGGCTGGTTTATCCAGTCAAAAACGGGCGACGGCGATAAACATCAGGCGTATTTAATCATTACCGGAATTGTGTTTCTTATTACAATTATGGCTTCGGTAGTTTGTTACAGAGGAAAATTCGAAAATCCGGCTCAAAAGCAATATATCTTTTTTAAGTTTCATCCATTATGGTACAAATTATTGTCGCTTGCCACATTCAAAGGTTTGGCGCAGGGATTTTTGGTGACCGCTCCCGCAATGTTGATTTTTAAATTATTGGGCGAAGAAGGCGCATTAGGAAAAGCACAATCTATTGGTGCCGTTCTGGCAGCAGTTATAGTATATCTTATCGGTCGTTTCTCGAAACCTTCTGACCGAATCAAAATCTTTTCATTGGGTTTGATTTTGTTTACTTTAGGCGCCTGCATAAATGGATTATTTTTTGATAAAACCGGAGTTATTATCTTCTTATTATTACTGCTTATTGCAAAACCTTTAATGGATCTCGCCTACTTCCCTATTCAGTTAAAAGTAATTGATATAGTTTCCCGAATCGAAAACAGAGGTGAATTTACTTATATCCTAAATCACGAAGCCGGACTTTATATTGGCAGACTTTTAGGCGCAGGAACTTTCCTGACTTTATATTATGTTGTTTCAGAAGATTTTGCTTTACGATACGCCATCGGAATTATTGCCGTATTACAGCTTTGTTCTATTTATATCAGTAAAAAAATCATCAAACAAGGAAACGAGCTTTCTCCTGAAATAAAAAAGGAAAAGAAAGAAGTTGTTATGGAATTAGTCTAA